The Aneurinibacillus migulanus genome contains the following window.
TCTTGGCTGCATTCGCGCCTACGATGCCCCCTCCGACGATAACAACCTCTCCCGGTGCTACTCCTGGTACACCACCAAGTAAAACTCCTTTTCCACCTTTAGATTTTTCCAAGAATTGAGCCCCGATTTGAACGGACATACGTCCTGCGACTTCACTCATCGGAGTCAATAGCGGAAGAGCCCCATTATCCAACTGAATTGTTTCATACGCGATGGCAGTCACTTCACTATCTATAAGGGTTTTTGTTAATTCATGTTCTGGAGCCAGGTGCAAATACGTATACAAAATCAAACCTTTACGGAAGTATTCATACTCCTCAGGAAGAGGCTCTTTTACTTTAACAACCATTTCGGCTAACCAGGCTTCCTTTGGTGTAGAAACAATATTTGCTCCTGCAGCTACATAATCATCATCTGTAAATCCGCTACCTACCCCTGCTCCGGTCTCTACCCGCACTTCATGACCATCATTTTTGTATGCGCTTACAGAAGCAGGAGTCATTCCCACTCGATTTTCATTGTTTTTAATTTCCTTCGGAACACCTATAATCATGTGTTATCCTCCTTCATGAAAAATATAGCTTTTCACACGCATTGTTTACTATTAAAGATAGTTCATCATGTCTTCACAATCTTCGCATAGGGTTTCTATTACAGTAACTCTATTATTTTTTGATATCGTACGGGAATCTACATCAAAACTCCATCTATCACCACAATGTCTGCAAGTTATCTCCTGCCACACGATGGCCCCCTCCTTTTTCATTACATAAAAGGGACGGACGTGATTTACTTTATCATGAGTTTTACCACGTCCATGTTTCATCAATTTTTTTGAATATTGCTGCGACTTGCTGGACTATTCGTATTTTAAAATCCACACCTGATCTTGATTGGTTAGCCTGGCGGCGTTTGCTTCGTCCGTATCGATATGGAATTCTAGGCGATAATTAGCATGCACTCGAATTTTTACATCACTAAAGATAACCCGTCTCTCCGTCTGTGAGATAACGTGTACTTTTTCCTTATCATGAACCTGAAACTGCCAGGCATCTTCTTCAGACATATGAATGTGTCTGCTTGCAATAATTGCCCCTTCTTTTAAATACACAGATCCTTTTGGCCCGATGATTGTAATCGGACTGCTTCCAGCTATATCTCCTGAATCCCTGATCGGGGGAGATATCCCTAAGCGATGGGCATCAGTTAGGGATACTTCCACTTGTGTAGTGCCGCGAGCGGGGCCCAGTATTCTTACCTTATCTATCGTGCCTTTAGGCCCGGCAAGCATCACGCTTTCTTTTGCCGCAAATTGACCGGGCTGAGATAGCTCTTTGTAAAGCTGGAGCTCGTATCCCTTTCCGAACAAAGTATCGATATGTTCAAGGGAAAGATGAATATGTCTGGCTGATACGCCCACAGGAATGGTACGTAGCTCCGGCTCATATAGTAAATTGTTACTTTGCTCTATTACTTTCTTTATCATGACTCATCCCTCTCTCGTTTCCTTGCACTTCTGTAAGAAATGATGAGCAATTGCTAGAGAACAACGTAACTTTACCAATTTCTATGGTCTAAGTGAGCATACTTCTCCAACAGACGAATCGGCATTTTCAACGCATCTTTTCTAAACGGAGGTGCCAGTTGGCTGCCGTCTACCTGAATGTCAATAACCGTAGGTTTGTTTGATTTAATCGCCTCTTGAATCACCGCTCCCAATTCCTCGGCTTTCTCAACTCGAATACCGACAGCACCCATCGCACGTGCCACTTCAGCAAAATCAGGGTTATCAATATCCGCTCCAACAAAGCGATTGTTATAAAAGTCGACCTGATTTTTCTTTTCCGCGCACCATGCTCCGTTATTAAAGACGCAAGCCACAACCGGGATATTTTCCTCTACTGCTGTGCTTACTTCATGCAAGCTCATGCCCCATGCTCCATCGCCAACAATCGCAACAACTGGGCAATCCGGTTGAGCAATTTTAGCACCAAGAGCTGAAGGATACGCAAAGCCTGTATTACCAAATGTAAGAGCTGCAATGTGTTTACGACCTTCGTTAAACTTGAGATACGCATTCGCTGTAGAAGAAACGTTTCCAATATCCGTTGTCACGATTGTATTTTCTGGAATCGCTTTTGTAAGTTCCAATAGTGCTCTGCGAGGATTAATCGGACTTCCTTCTACCATCGCCAGGTCAACCAATTCTTGCTCCCATACTTGTTTTTCATTTGCGACTTCTAACAAGCGATCGCTATTTTCTTTTCTGCTTGGCGCAATTTCTTTTAATCGTTTCATAATTTCTTGACTAGCTGCCCGTGCATCCCCGATAATGCCCACTTCAATCGGATGTGTACGTGCAATATTGCGCGGATTAATGTCTATTTGAATGATTTGCGCTGTCTTCGGGAAATAATCGATATCATAGCAAGGCAGTGTTCCGAATACAGATAGACGCGTACCAATCGCGAGCACCACATCCGCTTTTGCTAACGTTTTCATCGCTGATTTAGCACCCATGTAACCAATTGGTCCAACAGCTAATGGATGATTAGCCGGGAATGCATCATTATGCATGTATGAAACCGCTACTGGTGCTGTTAAATATTCCGCAATCGCTCTCACTGCGTCAATACCATCAGAGTCAACTGTACCTCGTCCGGAAATGATAACCGGATATTTCGCTTCACTTAACAATTGGGCCGCTCTTTCCAAAGATTCTGGTGAACCGCATCCACGAGCATCAACACGGTACTGATGAGGCTCAAGAATTTGGTCTTCCAGTTCGCCATAGAAATAGTCACGAGGGATATCAAACAAGACAGGACCGCGTTCAGCATAGGCAATGCGGAATGCAGTACGTAAGCAATCGGCTACCCGGCTTGGATGTGTAACGCGTACTGTCTCTTTTGTAATCGCTTTAAAAACAGAAACCTGGTCACATTCTTGGAAGCCATCCCATCCAATAGTAGGGGTTCCTGCAGAAGGAGAAATAACAACCATAGGCGTATGAGCTTGATAAGCAGCAGCTACTGAAGTTACCATGTTGGTAATTCCAGGACCATTCTGTCCGATGACAACCCCAGCTATTCCGCTAACACGCGTATATGCATCTGCCATATGAGCGCCGCTTTGTTCATGGCGAACTCCGATAAAACGAATGCCTGCAGCAGGAAGCAAGTCTAGCAGATCCATAAAAGCGGAGCCTAAAATCCCATTAATATGAGTAACTCCTTCAGCTACCAGAGTCTCTACGATAGCCTCGCTAGGTGTCATTTTCACTTTTTTGCCTGTTATCGCTTTCGATTTTACCTTTTCCATGATTTTATTCCTCCTCTGTATTAATGTGATATCTGTATTTTTTTAACATGAACTGGAACTGTTATCACGATGTCAGTACCAGTATATAAACATCATGACGTCGGTACCAGTTGTTATGGTTATTGTACTCTCTGAAAAAGACTGCGTCAATATACTATTTAAAATTTTCTAAAATATTAGCCTATTAAAAATTTATCCGGTAATAATAACTGCCACTCCTACTACTATTGTGCTTGCTGCTATAATACGTTGCCAGCCATATCCCTCCTTCAGAAAATAAATGCCGAATATTGTTCCAATTAAAATACTAAGCTCACGAATAGGCGCTACATAACTAATGGGTGCTAAAACCATAGCGCTTAGGACCAATATATAAGCTAATGAATTAAGAATACCTACTCCGATTGCTTCTCTCCGATGTGTCTTCCATTCATCGCATATATCTGTCCAGGATCGAAAAGCAACAGGGGTCAACATGATAAGGCGACCCAGCGTGGTTAAATAATCCAGTAATAAAGGTGCGATGAAAAGATAACTCACCACATACTTATCCCATAATGTATATCCAGCTATGATCATACCTAACATGAATCCGTAACGAATCGCTGATAAAGCCCGGTTGTCGTTGAATATTGTAATGCCTCCCGTAAGAAAAAAAACGCTGCCTACAATGATGGCTGTACCGATAAATACGGCTAAGGAAGGCCTTTCGTTAAATAATAAAATAGCCATCATTGTTACAAGCATCGGACCAAGTCCACGTGCAACAGGATAAATTAAAGAAAAATCGCTTTTTGTGTATCCTTTTTGCAAAATAACAAAATACAAAAGATGCAAAAGAATACTCCCTACTACATATATCAAATTAATAGTTTCTCCTGTATATGGGTTAAATAGAAGAAACACACATACAATTGGGGTGTAAATAACAGTCCCGATAGCAGTAAAAAGCCATACAAATGCAATTCCTCCTCCCGCACGCTTAGATAGAAAATTCCATGTAGCATGAAGAAACGCTGAGGATAAAAGGAGCATAACAGCTACATATGACATAATACTCGCCTCCTTTAGATGACTGACTTGTCAGCATAATAAAAAAGAGCCCACCTATTCGGAAAATTCAAACCAGATATACCGAACAAAGTGGACCTCTCCATTCAAAGTAAAGGATGTGGCCTTCGTGACATCTTCATTGCAAAGGAATACATATCAGCACGGAAAAAACCTTTATAATATTCTACGAGGTTGCCATCCGGGGCTGTAATCATACGTTCTGTAATCAACAAACAAGTAGATTCTGTAACATCTAAATGCTTTATGTCTTCCTCAGGCAAATAGCCACATGTAATAATTTGCTCTGCTTCCCAGAAGTGAATACCTAGCTCATCTTCTAACACATCATACAGAATGGTTTTATTTAAATCGTATTGTGCTAATTTCTCGCCGATTTCCAGAGGATAATAGTGGTTCTCAAGCGCAATGGGAACGTTTTCTTTTAGTCGCAGACGTTTAATGTAATAGGACTCATCAAGAAAACCACTTACATCTTCAATATTTTCAGGTGTAGGGACAATCTCGTTAAGTAATAGCTTAATATCCATCTGTTTAATGGTTTCGGTAAAACTGGTCATCCGTAGCCATTCTTGTACAGGCTTACGTGATACAAACGTTCCTTTACCATGTTTTTTTTCTAAGATCCCTTCACGAACGAGAGCGGAAACCGCTTCTCTGACTGTACTTCTACTAACAGAGTACATCTCCATTAATTCTCTTTCGCTTGGAATTTTTTCCGTATACTGTTTCTGCAATATTTGATTTTCTAATACATTTTTCAACTGAACATGCAGCGGTATCGGATTGGTAGAATCTAACTCCATTACTATCCCTCCATATTCGCAAATTTCATCTCGTCATGACATAGGTACCAGTTTATAACTCTATTATACAAATGATAGGGGAAACAATCAATTTCCTCCTTTCCATATTTAACCTACATTTCAAGGGTGTTGATTATCCAGTACGATCCAGAGTGGATAGCCACCACACCGTGCCCCAAACGGGCGGCGGTTCGTCTCCCGCCCACCGCCCCTCCTTCTTTTCTTCCCTCTCACCACAAAGATTTGTCGATTTATCAAATCAGATGTATATAGTAAAGAAGTTACTGCCTGATTAAACAACTCATGTCATCCGGCAAAGGCGTCGTGAAAGAAAGCTCTTCTTTATGACGCGGATGCGGAAATGAAAGAATTCTGGAATGGAGGGCCTGTCGGGAAATCAGCGTCCGCTCTCCTCCATATAAATCGTCTCCAAGCAATGGATGACCGATATGACTCATATGCACGCGAATTTGATGTGTACGTCCCGTGTCGAGCTTGATTCTTACATGAGTAAATCCGTTATACCTTTCAAGCACCGTATAGTGCGTCCGTGCCCACTGACCACTCTCATGAACGACACGCTCCATAAGAGAGTCCGCTTTACGCATAATTGGCGCATCGATCGTTCCCCCTTCCTCCTTCACCTGACCATGTACAAGCGCTTCATAATAGCGTGTAATGCCGTTTTGCCGCTGCACTGTAGCTAGTTGCTGATGGGAGAACTGACTTTTAGCGATTAGTACCAAACCGGACGTATCCTTATCTAGACGGTTAACTGCGCGAAATTTACGTGAGATGCCCTGCAGCCGCCAATGGTGAATAACTCCATTAGCTAATGTTCCATCCGGATGTAGCAGGGTCGGATGCACGCATAAATTCGATGGTTTGTTCACAATGAGTATATCCTCATCCTCAAATACAATTTGTAATGGCATCGGTTCTGGTACAATATTTTCCGATTCCTCCTCGGGAAGATGTAATTCTATCACATCGCCCGCTTGTAGCGAATGATCAAGATACGTCGATGCCCCGTTTAGACGAATGCCTTTTACATGTTTGAGTTCGACCAGTAAACTGCGTGAGATCCCGTGATCTTCGCGCAGAAAGCTACGCACGTTTTTTTCTGCATCCTGAACGTCAGGCGGCACGGTAAAACGGAGCACCTGGTTTTTTCCTGTCTGTTCTTTTCTCATCGTATTCTCCTTATATAGAGCCTTTTTTCTTATCTCCCTGTTCCCTACTTACACTAAAATACCTTTTTCCATTATTTTTTCAGGCTTCTGAATATTCGTTCATGTGTTATTATTAAATATAGTTCTCAAATTTTACATATTGTTTTAGTTTGAGAGACAAAAATTAATAGGAGAGGGAGATTCTGAATGGCCCAGACTAAAAGATTCAAGAAAATTCTGGTGGCAAACCGTGGCGAGATTGCCATCCGGATTTTCCGCGCCTGCACAGAGCTTAGTATTCGCACCGTTGCAGTGTATTCTGAGCAAGACAATGTAGCCTTGCACCGTTTCAAAGCTGATGAAGCCTATCTCATCGGAGAAGGCAAGGGTCCGATCGAAGCGTATTTGGACATCGAAAGCATCATTGAAGTGGCCAAACGGCATGACGTCGATGCCATTCATCCCGGCTACGGCTTCCTGTCGGAGAACGAACAATTCGCCGCCCGATGCGAAGAAGAAGGAATTGTGTTTATCGGTCCAAAATCCGAGCATATCGCCAAGTTTGGCGACAAAGTCACTGCCCGTCAAATGGCGATCGAAGCTGATATCCCGGTAATCCCCGGAACTCCAGAGCCGGTGCGCACGCTCGAAGAAGCGCTGCGCTTCGTGAAAGAAAACGGCTACCCGATTATTATTAAAGCCGCGTCAGGCGGCGGCGGCCGTGGCATGCGCATCGTACGTA
Protein-coding sequences here:
- the xsc gene encoding sulfoacetaldehyde acetyltransferase encodes the protein MEKVKSKAITGKKVKMTPSEAIVETLVAEGVTHINGILGSAFMDLLDLLPAAGIRFIGVRHEQSGAHMADAYTRVSGIAGVVIGQNGPGITNMVTSVAAAYQAHTPMVVISPSAGTPTIGWDGFQECDQVSVFKAITKETVRVTHPSRVADCLRTAFRIAYAERGPVLFDIPRDYFYGELEDQILEPHQYRVDARGCGSPESLERAAQLLSEAKYPVIISGRGTVDSDGIDAVRAIAEYLTAPVAVSYMHNDAFPANHPLAVGPIGYMGAKSAMKTLAKADVVLAIGTRLSVFGTLPCYDIDYFPKTAQIIQIDINPRNIARTHPIEVGIIGDARAASQEIMKRLKEIAPSRKENSDRLLEVANEKQVWEQELVDLAMVEGSPINPRRALLELTKAIPENTIVTTDIGNVSSTANAYLKFNEGRKHIAALTFGNTGFAYPSALGAKIAQPDCPVVAIVGDGAWGMSLHEVSTAVEENIPVVACVFNNGAWCAEKKNQVDFYNNRFVGADIDNPDFAEVARAMGAVGIRVEKAEELGAVIQEAIKSNKPTVIDIQVDGSQLAPPFRKDALKMPIRLLEKYAHLDHRNW
- a CDS encoding RluA family pseudouridine synthase — its product is MRKEQTGKNQVLRFTVPPDVQDAEKNVRSFLREDHGISRSLLVELKHVKGIRLNGASTYLDHSLQAGDVIELHLPEEESENIVPEPMPLQIVFEDEDILIVNKPSNLCVHPTLLHPDGTLANGVIHHWRLQGISRKFRAVNRLDKDTSGLVLIAKSQFSHQQLATVQRQNGITRYYEALVHGQVKEEGGTIDAPIMRKADSLMERVVHESGQWARTHYTVLERYNGFTHVRIKLDTGRTHQIRVHMSHIGHPLLGDDLYGGERTLISRQALHSRILSFPHPRHKEELSFTTPLPDDMSCLIRQ
- the pduL gene encoding phosphate propanoyltransferase gives rise to the protein MIKKVIEQSNNLLYEPELRTIPVGVSARHIHLSLEHIDTLFGKGYELQLYKELSQPGQFAAKESVMLAGPKGTIDKVRILGPARGTTQVEVSLTDAHRLGISPPIRDSGDIAGSSPITIIGPKGSVYLKEGAIIASRHIHMSEEDAWQFQVHDKEKVHVISQTERRVIFSDVKIRVHANYRLEFHIDTDEANAARLTNQDQVWILKYE
- a CDS encoding GntR family transcriptional regulator; this translates as MELDSTNPIPLHVQLKNVLENQILQKQYTEKIPSERELMEMYSVSRSTVREAVSALVREGILEKKHGKGTFVSRKPVQEWLRMTSFTETIKQMDIKLLLNEIVPTPENIEDVSGFLDESYYIKRLRLKENVPIALENHYYPLEIGEKLAQYDLNKTILYDVLEDELGIHFWEAEQIITCGYLPEEDIKHLDVTESTCLLITERMITAPDGNLVEYYKGFFRADMYSFAMKMSRRPHPLL
- a CDS encoding DMT family transporter, which encodes MSYVAVMLLLSSAFLHATWNFLSKRAGGGIAFVWLFTAIGTVIYTPIVCVFLLFNPYTGETINLIYVVGSILLHLLYFVILQKGYTKSDFSLIYPVARGLGPMLVTMMAILLFNERPSLAVFIGTAIIVGSVFFLTGGITIFNDNRALSAIRYGFMLGMIIAGYTLWDKYVVSYLFIAPLLLDYLTTLGRLIMLTPVAFRSWTDICDEWKTHRREAIGVGILNSLAYILVLSAMVLAPISYVAPIRELSILIGTIFGIYFLKEGYGWQRIIAASTIVVGVAVIITG